Proteins encoded in a region of the Panicum hallii strain FIL2 chromosome 3, PHallii_v3.1, whole genome shotgun sequence genome:
- the LOC112886890 gene encoding DNA ligase 1-like, giving the protein MEGGSGFDGATMKRRRSSAARRPRPEGGPTANQRDNTASSPPSPSASSRSGPRRLLVTSDENTAGPDGGHRRREFLLNAPSPERATKGSIRLRSEAVGGGARKAEGSSHVAQPEGNRGSTPAGGKPGKVKLKIRNVLPKPNPDAVDSRSLPAKPPRPVDSRHQQKTEGAKDSDKSSSSRDKKSRKERLVEEAMVQEQSAKVQREPSSDPVRKSRRLAKKSVLDNEIDEDYDTSNIGTPEDWDGNAPELKNKGGSSSKKNASKKIKIKSKAYEVGNEFVTSRSSRDGKKRSRESADDDNTEEEPTSDSELDAEDEQKTATESPVNVRSEPLTTRRRALQSWMDGSSSSTVEFPDGLPLAPSRSKKDKLSEEEMLAKKAEAAQRRRMQVEKATKESEAEAIRKILGLDSEKKKEERKQKEREEKERATRAQNIAASSIRWVMGPTGTVVSFPHAVGLPSIFDSKPHSYPPPREKCAGPECTNAYKYRHSKLNLALCSLKCYKAVQGNA; this is encoded by the exons ATGGAAGGCGGTAGTGGATTCGACGGCGCGACCATgaagaggcggcggagcagcgcGGCGAGGAGGCCGAGGCCGGAGGGCGGCCCTACCGCGAACCAGCGGGACAACACCGCCTCCTCCCCTCCGTCGCCGTCGGCGTCGTCCAggagtggaccgaggaggcttCTGGTGACTTCGGACGAGAACACCGCCGGCCCCGACGGGGGCCATCGGAGGAGGGAGTTCCTCCTCAATGCCCCGTCCCCGGAGCGCGCCACCAAGGGGAGCATCCGGCTGCGTTCCGAGGCCGTGGGCGGTGGAGCCAGGAAGGCGGAGGGTAGCAGCCATGTTGCTCAGCCTGAGGGGAACCGTGGTTCGACTCCGGCCGGTGGCAAGCCGGGGAAGGTGAAGCTGAAGATTCGGAACGTGTTGCCGAAACCGAACCCTGATGCAGTGGATTCCAGGTCTTTGCCGGCGAAGCCACCTCGGCCAGTAGATTCACGGCACCAGCAAAAG ACCGAAGGCGCAAAAGATTCTGACAAGTCATCCTCTTCAAGAGACAAGAAATCCAGAAAGGAGAGGTTAGTTGAAGAAGCAATGGTTCAGGAGCAATCAGCCAAAGTTCAGAGAGAACCGTCTTCAGATCCTGTCCGGAAGAGTAGGAGGCTTGCTAAGAAATCTGTATTGGACAATGAAATAGATGAGGACTATGATACAAGTAATATTGGAACTCCTGAAGATTGGGATGGTAATGCTCCTGAGCTTAAGAACAAAGGAGGCAGTAGCTCTAAGAAGAATGCCTCAAAGAAAATTAAAATTAAGAGCAAGGCGTACGAGGTTGGCAATGAGTTTGTTACTTCCCGATCAAGTAGAGATGGCAAGAAAAGATCTAGGGAATCAGCTGATGATGATAATACTGAAGAGGAACCGACCTCAGACAGTGAACTTGATGCTGAAGATGAGCAAAAAACAGCCACCGAATCTCCTGTCAATGTTAGAAGTGAGCCTCTCACGACACGTCGTCGTGCCCTTCAATCATGGATGGATGGGAGCAGCAGTAGTACTGTTGAGTTCCCTGATGGTCTACCTCTGGCTCCTTCAAGAA GCAAGAAAGACAAGCTTTCTGAAGAGGAGATGCTTGCCAAGAAGGCTGAAGCTGCTCAGCGGCGCAGGATGCAAGTGGAAAAGGCCACTAAAGAAAGCGAG GCTGAAGCTATAAGGAAAATATTGGGCCTGGACTctgagaagaagaaggaagagaGGAAGCAAAAGGAGCGGGAAGAGAAG GAGCGGGCAACCAGAGCACAAAACATCGCTGCAAGCTCAATCCGCTGGGTCATGGGTCCCACCGGCACAGTTGTGTCATTCCCACATGCAGTAGGCCTCCCCAGCATCTTCGACTCCAAGCCTCACAG CTACCCTCCTCCACGGGAGAAATGCGCTGGGCCGGAGTGCACGAACGCGTACAAGTACAGGCACTCCAAGCTGAACCTTGCCCTTTGCAGCCTCAAGTGCTACAAGGCTGTGCAAGGAAACGCTTGA
- the LOC112886891 gene encoding ocs element-binding factor 1 — protein sequence MSSSSLSPAGRTSGSDGDSAADTHRREKRRLSNRESARRSRLRKQQHLDELVQEVARLQAENARVAARAADIASQYARVEQENTVLRARAAELGDRLRSVNEVLRVVEEFSGVAMDIQEEIPADDPLLRPWQLPYPAAAMPIGGAHMLRY from the coding sequence ATGTCGTCGTCGTCActgtcgccggcggggaggacgTCCGGGTCGGACGGCGACTCGGCGGCCGACACGCACCGGCGCGAGAAGCGCCGGCTGTCGAACCGCGAGTCGGCGCGGCGGTCGCGGCTGCGGAAGCAGCAGCACCTGGACGAGCTCgtgcaggaggtggcgcggctgCAGGCCGAGAACGCGCGCGTGGCGGCGCGCGCCGCCGACATCGCGTCGCAGTACGCGCGCGTGGAGCAGGAGAACACCGTGCTCCGGGCCCGCGCCGCCGAACTCGGCGACCGGCTGCGCTCCGTCAACGAGGTGCTTCGCGTCGTCGAGGAGTTCAGCGGCGTTGCCATGGACATCCAGGAGGAGATCCCGGCCGACGACCCGCTGCTCCGGCCGTGGCAGCTGCcctaccccgccgccgccatgcccaTCGGCGGCGCGCACATGCTCCGGTACTGA
- the LOC112886892 gene encoding cytochrome c oxidase subunit 5C has product MAGGRVAHATLKGPSVVKEIFIGLTLGLIAGGMWKMHHWNEQRKTRSFYDMLDKGQISVVVEE; this is encoded by the coding sequence ATGGCAGGTGGCAGGGTTGCACATGCCACCCTCAAGGGCCCGAGTGTGGTGAAGGAGATCTTCATTGGACTCACCCTTGGGCTGATTGCCGGTGGCATGTGGAAGATGCACCACTGGAACGAGCAGAGGAAGACTAGATCCTTCTACGACATGCTGGACAAGGGCCAGATCAGCGTCGTTGTCGAGGAGTAG